A genomic window from Syntrophales bacterium includes:
- the ligA gene encoding NAD-dependent DNA ligase LigA translates to MDRRAALDRIEELKKLIEHHNRRYYQLDDPEISDAEYDGLMAELENLENRWAEDSAAVDSPTRRVGAEPLPTFDTHPHLTPMLSLSNALTEQDIREFNRRVTSLLGPDEEPAFVVEPKLDGVAVNLIYENGSFLRGLTRGDGYRGEDISRNVRTISSVPSSIPLRRGSSGPEFIEVRGEVFLDIESFRNLNRQQAEAGKPLFANPRNAAAGSLRQLDPRVSARRPLAIYCYSAVGAEGPGFESQWSILQTLGTWGFPVNPLVRQAATIDECIAWYRELEERRRELPYETDGMVIKVDSRAQQQRLGAVSRSPRWATACKFAPVQATTVIESINVQVGRTGVLTPVAQMKPVSVGGVTISHATLHNQAEIERKDIRVGDTVIIQRAGDVIPQVVKVVLSRRTGTEIPFVMPAACPSCGSRIHQSEGEAAHRCLNMECPAQVRERLIHFVSRKGMDIDGLGEKLVHQLLDRDLVRAPADLYSLKRNDLAGLERMGEKSADNVVAAIEASKNPPLGKFIYALGIRHVGEDTAKILADRAGGVWELGHMTLEELTDIKGIGSIVAESLVGFFSEEANRTGVERLLAAGVSPRKEDTGPAATAPLVGMTFVLTGTLDRYSRSEAKRLLEDRGASVSLSLSKTTDYLVVGKEPGSKLRKAQAMGTTILSEQDLLDLLNRNKP, encoded by the coding sequence ATGGACCGAAGGGCAGCCCTCGATCGCATCGAAGAACTGAAAAAGCTGATAGAGCACCACAACCGTCGCTACTACCAGCTCGATGATCCGGAAATATCCGACGCCGAATACGACGGGCTCATGGCGGAACTCGAGAACCTGGAAAACCGCTGGGCCGAGGATAGTGCCGCTGTCGATTCGCCGACCCGGCGAGTGGGCGCGGAACCGCTTCCAACCTTCGACACCCATCCCCACCTCACACCCATGCTGAGTCTTTCCAACGCCCTGACGGAACAGGACATACGTGAGTTCAACAGGAGAGTCACATCACTTCTCGGTCCCGATGAAGAGCCGGCCTTTGTGGTGGAGCCAAAGCTCGACGGCGTCGCGGTAAACCTCATTTACGAGAATGGGAGCTTCCTGAGGGGACTGACCCGGGGTGACGGCTACAGGGGGGAAGACATTTCCCGGAACGTACGGACCATTTCATCCGTTCCCTCCTCCATTCCACTGCGCAGGGGCTCTTCGGGTCCTGAATTCATCGAAGTTCGCGGTGAGGTATTCCTGGACATAGAATCTTTCAGGAACCTCAACAGACAACAGGCCGAAGCCGGGAAACCCCTCTTCGCAAACCCGCGGAACGCCGCGGCGGGGTCACTCCGTCAGCTCGACCCCCGCGTATCGGCCCGTCGTCCCCTGGCCATTTACTGCTACTCTGCAGTCGGAGCGGAAGGCCCCGGTTTTGAAAGCCAATGGAGCATCCTGCAGACACTTGGAACCTGGGGGTTTCCCGTTAACCCCCTGGTCAGGCAGGCGGCCACGATTGACGAGTGTATCGCCTGGTACCGCGAACTTGAAGAACGACGACGGGAACTGCCCTATGAGACAGACGGCATGGTTATCAAGGTGGACTCCCGGGCCCAGCAACAGCGGCTCGGTGCCGTTTCCCGGAGTCCCCGATGGGCGACGGCCTGCAAGTTCGCCCCGGTTCAGGCCACAACGGTCATCGAATCCATCAATGTTCAAGTCGGCCGGACGGGCGTTCTCACGCCGGTGGCACAGATGAAACCTGTCTCTGTGGGCGGTGTGACCATCAGCCACGCCACACTCCACAATCAGGCGGAAATCGAACGCAAGGACATCCGCGTGGGAGATACCGTCATTATTCAGCGGGCGGGTGACGTGATCCCCCAGGTGGTAAAGGTGGTCCTCTCACGACGGACCGGCACCGAAATCCCCTTTGTCATGCCCGCAGCCTGTCCTTCCTGCGGTTCAAGAATCCACCAGAGCGAGGGTGAGGCGGCCCATCGATGCCTCAACATGGAGTGCCCCGCCCAGGTGCGGGAGCGCCTCATCCATTTCGTATCCCGAAAGGGTATGGATATCGACGGGCTCGGTGAAAAGCTGGTTCACCAGCTTCTGGACCGCGACCTGGTCCGTGCTCCGGCCGATCTTTACTCCCTGAAACGGAACGATCTGGCCGGCCTCGAACGCATGGGCGAAAAATCAGCCGATAATGTCGTGGCTGCCATCGAGGCATCCAAGAACCCTCCCCTGGGAAAATTCATCTATGCCCTGGGCATCCGTCACGTGGGGGAGGACACGGCAAAAATCCTGGCCGATCGTGCAGGTGGCGTGTGGGAGCTTGGACACATGACACTCGAAGAGTTGACAGACATAAAAGGTATCGGCTCCATCGTGGCGGAAAGCCTTGTCGGGTTCTTTTCGGAAGAGGCCAACAGAACCGGCGTAGAGCGCCTCCTGGCCGCGGGCGTCAGCCCCCGGAAGGAAGACACCGGACCGGCCGCGACGGCACCACTGGTGGGCATGACCTTTGTTCTCACAGGAACGCTTGACCGCTACAGTCGCAGCGAGGCAAAACGACTGCTTGAGGATCGGGGCGCTTCCGTGTCATTGTCCCTTTCGAAGACGACGGATTACCTGGTGGTGGGAAAAGAACCGGGATCAAAACTCCGGAAAGCACAGGCGATGGGAACAACCATTCTTTCTGAACAGGATCTGCTGGATCTTCTGAACCGGAACAAACCATGA
- a CDS encoding UPF0182 family protein — MPRTMKYFGIGFLVLVVLSSFFDTIIEASAHFYFFDSLGFSSVFWTYFLTEYVIHGLFFLVVFAFVGLNLAAVWRLAPSRGRFLDLGQVALSMKAIRYGSALFLILIAWLVSAYPASHWMDVLLYLERTPFGTGDPIFQRDISFYLFSLPFLEMIRNFLMAVFFITVVTVTATYFILGSITIIPPNINVHPVVKAHGALLLALFFLMQIFNYWLSRYGLLFSPEGVVFGITYVDERIRVPVYNGLIVICVIGFVLSLFGLAKRSFRPSLGALGLLVLSVIVFSGALPMFVQRFSVDPNELERERVYLDHHIQSTRSAYGLNDIIEKPYPADYSLRVDDLRNNRLTIENIPLWDYRPLLDTYTQIQAIRPYYDFNDIDIARYNFDGDYRQIMLASRELDQKRLSPDSQTWVNKTFVYTHGYGVVANPVNVFTEEGLPELFIRDIPPRVTVDLELDRPEIYFGERTDETIIVRAGTEEFDYPYGEQNVFTTYQEETGVNVGSLFRRLIFSVYFGSVNYLITEYILPESNIVYFRNIHQRVRILAPFLSFDHDPYITVVDGRLYWIYDAYTTTSRYPYSRPYSQDLNYIRNSVKVVIDAYNGETVFYTIDEDKDPMIRAYKKVFPDLFRPIDQMPRGQRDQVRYPQDLFDVQASMFRVYHMRDPVMFYNREDMWEFPRERVFGAAQTMESYYTILRFPDETTEEFMLMMPFTPSNRDNMIAWLSGRSDGDNYGTLLLFRFPRGELVFGPMQIEARIDQTAEIAQQLALWDQAGTRVLRGSQLVIPVENSVLYIKPLFLRAVEGRLPELRRVLASDGTRVVMEAGLQQALERLLSDRPFPTAPPADTALPDRVREKTADLPTASVQELARRALERYERSQHLLRDGRWAEYGEEIRKLRDDLQKLADMDALKFDNP, encoded by the coding sequence ATGCCGCGAACAATGAAATATTTTGGTATCGGGTTTCTGGTACTGGTCGTCCTTTCATCTTTTTTCGACACCATTATCGAAGCCTCCGCACACTTCTATTTTTTTGACTCCCTGGGCTTTTCTTCTGTTTTCTGGACCTACTTCCTGACGGAATATGTCATTCACGGCTTGTTTTTCCTGGTGGTCTTCGCGTTCGTAGGGCTCAACCTTGCGGCAGTCTGGCGGCTTGCCCCGTCCCGAGGCCGTTTCCTGGACCTCGGGCAGGTTGCCCTTTCCATGAAAGCAATCCGGTATGGCTCCGCTTTATTCCTGATCCTTATCGCCTGGCTCGTAAGCGCCTACCCCGCCTCTCACTGGATGGACGTACTTCTGTACCTCGAGCGGACACCCTTTGGAACGGGAGATCCGATTTTTCAACGGGATATTTCTTTTTATCTGTTCTCCCTGCCTTTCCTCGAGATGATCCGCAATTTCCTCATGGCTGTTTTTTTTATCACCGTGGTTACCGTGACCGCGACCTACTTCATCCTGGGGAGCATCACGATCATCCCCCCGAACATAAACGTTCACCCCGTGGTGAAGGCCCACGGGGCACTATTACTGGCCCTGTTTTTCCTGATGCAGATATTCAATTACTGGTTGAGCCGGTACGGTCTGCTCTTCTCACCGGAGGGAGTTGTCTTCGGAATAACCTATGTGGATGAACGAATCCGCGTACCCGTCTACAACGGGCTGATAGTGATCTGTGTGATCGGATTCGTCCTTTCCCTCTTTGGTCTGGCAAAACGATCCTTCCGCCCTTCACTGGGCGCGCTGGGTCTGCTCGTCCTGTCCGTTATTGTTTTCAGCGGAGCGCTGCCCATGTTCGTGCAACGATTTTCCGTCGATCCCAACGAACTGGAACGGGAGCGGGTCTATCTCGACCATCACATTCAATCCACCCGAAGCGCCTATGGCCTGAATGACATTATCGAAAAGCCCTATCCGGCGGACTACTCCCTCAGGGTGGACGATCTCAGGAACAACCGTCTGACCATCGAAAACATACCGCTCTGGGATTACCGCCCCCTCCTCGACACCTACACCCAGATTCAGGCCATCCGACCCTATTACGATTTTAACGATATCGACATAGCGCGGTATAATTTCGATGGGGACTACCGGCAGATCATGCTGGCATCCCGTGAACTTGACCAGAAGCGGCTTTCGCCGGACTCCCAGACCTGGGTCAACAAGACCTTCGTTTATACCCACGGCTACGGCGTCGTGGCAAACCCGGTGAACGTTTTCACCGAAGAGGGCCTTCCCGAACTGTTCATCCGCGACATTCCTCCCCGGGTTACCGTGGATCTCGAACTTGACCGGCCCGAGATATACTTCGGCGAACGGACGGACGAAACCATCATTGTCCGGGCCGGTACGGAGGAATTTGACTACCCCTACGGGGAGCAGAATGTTTTCACCACCTACCAGGAAGAGACGGGTGTCAACGTGGGCTCGCTTTTCCGCCGACTGATCTTCTCGGTCTATTTCGGAAGCGTCAACTATCTCATTACCGAATACATTCTGCCCGAAAGCAACATCGTCTACTTTCGCAATATACACCAGAGGGTCCGGATTCTGGCACCCTTCCTCTCCTTCGACCACGACCCCTACATCACCGTTGTGGACGGTCGGCTGTATTGGATCTACGACGCCTACACGACCACGTCACGCTACCCCTATTCCCGTCCCTATTCCCAAGACCTGAATTATATCCGCAATTCCGTAAAGGTCGTCATCGACGCCTACAACGGTGAAACCGTTTTTTACACGATCGACGAGGACAAGGATCCCATGATCCGGGCCTACAAGAAGGTATTCCCCGATCTGTTCAGGCCCATAGACCAGATGCCCCGGGGCCAGCGGGACCAGGTGCGCTATCCCCAGGACCTGTTCGATGTCCAGGCGTCCATGTTCCGCGTCTACCACATGCGGGACCCCGTTATGTTCTACAATCGCGAAGATATGTGGGAGTTCCCCCGTGAGCGCGTTTTCGGCGCCGCCCAGACCATGGAGAGCTACTACACGATCCTGCGGTTTCCCGATGAAACGACGGAAGAATTCATGCTCATGATGCCTTTCACACCTTCGAACCGGGACAACATGATCGCCTGGCTGTCAGGCCGCTCGGACGGCGACAACTACGGGACTCTCCTGCTCTTCAGATTCCCCCGGGGTGAACTTGTCTTCGGACCCATGCAGATCGAAGCCCGTATCGATCAGACCGCCGAAATCGCCCAGCAGCTTGCCCTCTGGGACCAGGCGGGAACGCGGGTCCTGCGGGGAAGCCAGCTTGTCATACCCGTGGAAAACTCCGTTCTGTACATCAAGCCGCTCTTCTTGCGCGCTGTTGAGGGCCGCCTTCCCGAACTGCGGCGGGTGCTGGCCTCCGACGGGACCCGGGTTGTCATGGAAGCGGGTCTTCAACAGGCCCTTGAACGGCTTTTGAGCGACCGCCCCTTTCCGACGGCTCCGCCCGCCGACACTGCCCTGCCCGACAGGGTCCGTGAAAAGACGGCGGACCTTCCGACAGCATCCGTACAGGAACTCGCCCGCCGTGCCCTCGAACGCTATGAACGATCACAGCACCTCCTGCGGGACGGCAGATGGGCTGAATATGGAGAAGAAATCCGGAAGCTCAGAGATGATCTGCAGAAACTCGCCGACATGGACGCCCTGAAGTTTGACAACCCATGA
- a CDS encoding DMT family transporter → MNNWYVFTLAALVLFGIQRFLYKVSAEENCSTAVTTFTFMGTVTCLSLLLFFARGEGIENVPRLSFIALVNSLSFFAGTVLTIESLKHLPASVVMPLVRLNIVPVVLYGMFVFGDQPSPWQKAGIVTALAVIIILARSPASAGESRGNAVRGVLYAMTALCAGAVAAVSSAHAAHTVNKPAFMALSYFLGTLFAIALLRRGGTPRRGEASKKAFLIGPAIGLVNFGGFYFLLQALARGPLALIIPVTGLSFVVAVLLSLIVYGEKIDAARGLALVLTIIAVVMMRF, encoded by the coding sequence ATGAACAACTGGTATGTTTTTACCCTGGCGGCACTCGTGCTTTTCGGAATCCAGCGCTTTCTCTATAAGGTATCGGCCGAAGAGAACTGCAGCACCGCCGTGACCACCTTCACCTTCATGGGGACTGTAACCTGCCTCAGTCTCCTCCTTTTCTTCGCCCGGGGGGAAGGAATAGAAAACGTACCCCGGCTTTCTTTTATCGCACTGGTAAACAGTCTCTCGTTCTTCGCGGGGACAGTCCTTACTATTGAATCGCTCAAACATCTTCCCGCCTCCGTTGTCATGCCGCTGGTCCGCCTGAACATCGTCCCGGTGGTACTCTACGGTATGTTCGTTTTCGGGGATCAACCGTCTCCCTGGCAGAAAGCGGGAATCGTCACAGCCCTGGCGGTTATCATTATTCTGGCCCGTTCACCCGCGTCGGCGGGAGAGTCGCGGGGAAATGCCGTACGGGGAGTTCTTTACGCCATGACGGCCCTCTGTGCCGGTGCCGTTGCCGCCGTTTCCAGCGCCCATGCCGCCCACACCGTAAACAAGCCCGCCTTTATGGCTCTTTCCTATTTTCTGGGAACCCTTTTCGCCATAGCCCTGCTCAGGAGAGGTGGAACGCCTCGCCGGGGTGAGGCGTCAAAAAAGGCCTTTCTCATCGGTCCGGCCATCGGTCTTGTCAATTTCGGGGGCTTCTACTTCCTGCTCCAGGCCCTGGCCCGTGGTCCTCTCGCCCTAATCATACCTGTTACCGGCCTTTCCTTCGTTGTCGCCGTGCTACTTTCCCTCATTGTCTACGGTGAGAAGATCGATGCCGCCAGGGGACTCGCCCTCGTTCTTACGATCATTGCGGTGGTGATGATGCGCTTCTGA
- a CDS encoding acyltransferase — protein sequence MLSFLPPTILGITCILLVVINTIIWTIPVHIFALTKLLVPHKGFQARNARCVMAVVRGWFGGIMFALKLALNIDWDIKGVEGLQNKEWYFVNSNHQSWTDIVVLLRAFGNTIAFPKFFLKKELAWIPILGSAWWALDYPFMKRYSKAYLDRHPEMRGKDLETTRAMCERYKHTPVSILNFIEGTRFSPEKHAKQNSPYRHLLNPKAGGFAFVLGAMDGKIHKLLDVTIIYPDGPIKFWDFLCGRVSRVVVRVKESLIPEEFLKGDYLNDRQYRERFQTWVRDLWQKKDEYIDELIAEAGSHSEARAVR from the coding sequence ATGCTTTCGTTTCTCCCGCCCACCATACTGGGCATAACCTGCATACTGCTCGTGGTGATCAACACGATCATATGGACCATTCCCGTTCATATTTTTGCCCTTACGAAGCTGCTCGTTCCCCACAAGGGCTTCCAGGCGCGCAACGCCCGCTGTGTGATGGCAGTGGTCAGGGGATGGTTCGGGGGCATTATGTTTGCCCTGAAACTTGCCCTGAACATAGATTGGGATATCAAGGGCGTGGAGGGGCTGCAAAACAAGGAGTGGTACTTTGTCAACAGCAACCACCAGTCGTGGACGGATATCGTGGTGCTTCTGCGGGCTTTCGGCAACACAATAGCTTTCCCGAAGTTCTTTCTCAAGAAGGAACTCGCCTGGATCCCCATTCTCGGAAGCGCCTGGTGGGCTCTTGATTATCCTTTCATGAAACGCTATTCCAAGGCATACCTCGACAGGCATCCGGAAATGCGGGGCAAGGACCTGGAAACCACGCGGGCCATGTGCGAGCGATATAAACACACGCCGGTGTCGATCCTGAATTTCATCGAGGGGACCCGTTTTTCACCGGAAAAACATGCAAAACAGAATTCCCCCTACCGGCATCTTCTTAATCCCAAAGCCGGCGGCTTTGCTTTCGTCCTGGGTGCGATGGACGGAAAGATACACAAACTTCTCGATGTAACGATCATTTATCCGGACGGCCCGATCAAGTTCTGGGATTTTCTGTGCGGCCGCGTGTCCCGGGTCGTTGTCCGGGTCAAGGAAAGCCTGATTCCCGAGGAATTCCTGAAGGGTGATTATTTGAACGACCGTCAGTACCGGGAGCGTTTCCAGACCTGGGTGCGGGATCTCTGGCAGAAAAAGGATGAATACATAGATGAACTCATTGCTGAGGCCGGGTCTCACTCGGAGGCGCGGGCCGTGAGGTGA
- a CDS encoding HIT domain-containing protein, with product MESIIAPGRIRYVNRGKTGGCIFCVDSLRDESLVLHEGTSCYVIMNKYPYTSGHLMIAPYRHVARIGTVTEDELLELMKLTGQTVEVLTSAFSPEGFNIGLNMGRAAGAGYEDHLHLHVVPRWFGDTNFITVLGETRIIPEEIEKTRDLLRTLF from the coding sequence TTGGAATCGATCATAGCGCCGGGACGAATCAGGTATGTCAACCGGGGAAAAACAGGCGGGTGCATTTTTTGTGTCGATTCCCTGCGCGACGAGTCGCTTGTCCTTCACGAGGGAACATCGTGCTATGTGATAATGAACAAGTACCCCTACACGTCGGGGCACCTGATGATCGCACCCTACCGCCACGTGGCACGGATCGGCACCGTGACGGAAGATGAACTTCTTGAGCTCATGAAGCTGACGGGACAGACCGTCGAGGTCCTGACGTCCGCCTTTAGTCCCGAGGGTTTCAACATCGGCCTGAACATGGGCAGGGCCGCCGGAGCCGGTTATGAAGACCATCTCCACCTCCATGTGGTGCCCCGGTGGTTCGGCGACACAAACTTCATTACCGTCCTGGGCGAGACGCGAATTATACCGGAAGAGATCGAAAAAACGAGGGATCTGTTACGTACTCTATTTTAA
- a CDS encoding metallophosphatase family protein, with amino-acid sequence MRLGILSDTHLSAGGEWLEGLVARYFHDVDAILHAGDIVDGSVLDALGGRDVIAVCGNMDPLPLRKTLPAKLVMEINGHRLGLIHGWGSPWGIEERILKEFRKVDCIVFGHTHVAQVERRGDVLLFNPGSPTERRGAAEKSIGILDIGSTIEGAVIALE; translated from the coding sequence ATGAGACTGGGCATACTGTCGGATACCCACTTGAGCGCCGGTGGCGAGTGGCTTGAAGGATTGGTCGCCCGTTATTTTCATGATGTCGACGCCATTCTTCATGCCGGTGACATCGTTGACGGTTCCGTGCTGGACGCCCTCGGCGGCCGGGACGTTATAGCCGTCTGCGGGAATATGGACCCTCTCCCCCTCCGTAAGACACTGCCGGCAAAGCTCGTCATGGAGATCAACGGGCATCGCTTGGGGCTGATCCACGGGTGGGGATCACCATGGGGAATTGAAGAAAGAATCCTTAAGGAATTCAGGAAAGTGGACTGTATTGTCTTCGGCCATACCCATGTCGCCCAAGTGGAACGCAGAGGCGATGTTCTTTTATTCAACCCCGGGTCTCCCACGGAAAGACGCGGAGCCGCCGAGAAGAGCATCGGAATTCTCGACATCGGCAGCACTATCGAGGGTGCCGTCATTGCTCTGGAATAA
- a CDS encoding pyridoxal phosphate-dependent aminotransferase: MAIAQKIDTFMEQSSWIRRMFEEGQKLKKEFGSESVYDFSLGNPNLAPPEEFVSLMKKTAAEEQVGVHGYMSNVGFEETRSAVASHITETQGIQIFSDQVVMTCGAAGGLNVVFKTLLDPGDEVIIPVPCFMEYRFYVDNAGGTVRFVPTGPDFSLDLEAIERAINHRTKAILINSPNNPTGKVYNDDTIEELAVLLERKASELNRELYLLSDEPYRDIVYDGAAVPGILASYRNSIMAMSWSKSLSIPGERIGYLAVNPGISDCEKLLKGLSLVTRILGFVNAPAFMQRVVARLQGVSVPVEEYRRKRDLLCDGLARAGYEVVKPEGAFYLFMKSPLEDDVGFVKALQQKKILVVPGSGFGGPGHIRIAYCVDDATIADAMAGFGEVLQGIKSAS, from the coding sequence GTGGCTATAGCACAAAAAATAGACACATTCATGGAACAATCATCGTGGATTCGCAGGATGTTTGAAGAGGGACAGAAGCTGAAAAAGGAATTCGGCAGTGAGTCGGTCTATGATTTCAGTCTCGGAAACCCGAATCTGGCACCGCCGGAGGAATTTGTCAGCCTCATGAAGAAAACCGCCGCCGAGGAGCAGGTCGGTGTCCATGGCTACATGTCCAACGTGGGCTTCGAAGAAACCAGAAGTGCCGTTGCTTCCCACATCACCGAAACGCAGGGCATACAGATTTTTTCGGATCAGGTGGTCATGACCTGCGGTGCGGCGGGAGGTCTGAATGTGGTTTTCAAGACACTGCTTGACCCTGGTGACGAGGTGATCATACCCGTTCCCTGTTTCATGGAATACCGCTTTTACGTAGACAACGCAGGCGGTACAGTGCGGTTCGTTCCGACCGGTCCCGACTTTTCCCTCGATCTGGAAGCGATCGAAAGGGCCATCAACCATCGGACAAAAGCCATCCTGATCAATTCTCCCAACAACCCCACGGGGAAGGTGTACAACGACGACACCATCGAAGAGCTGGCCGTGCTTCTGGAGCGTAAGGCGAGCGAACTTAACCGGGAGCTGTACCTGTTGTCTGATGAGCCTTACCGTGACATTGTCTATGACGGGGCCGCTGTACCGGGCATACTCGCGTCTTACCGGAACAGCATTATGGCCATGTCCTGGTCGAAGAGCCTTTCTATCCCGGGGGAGCGCATCGGCTATCTTGCCGTCAATCCCGGTATCTCGGACTGTGAAAAGCTCCTGAAAGGCCTTTCGCTGGTAACGAGGATTCTGGGTTTTGTCAACGCGCCCGCCTTCATGCAGCGGGTGGTAGCACGCCTGCAGGGGGTCAGCGTCCCCGTGGAAGAGTACCGGCGCAAACGGGATCTCCTCTGTGACGGTCTTGCCCGCGCAGGGTACGAGGTGGTGAAACCCGAGGGGGCTTTCTACCTTTTCATGAAAAGCCCCCTGGAAGACGACGTGGGATTCGTAAAGGCCCTTCAGCAGAAAAAAATCCTCGTCGTACCCGGAAGCGGGTTCGGCGGACCGGGCCATATCCGCATAGCCTACTGTGTTGACGATGCCACAATTGCCGACGCCATGGCAGGCTTCGGGGAGGTCCTGCAGGGCATCAAAAGCGCGTCGTGA
- a CDS encoding AtpZ/AtpI family protein, whose protein sequence is MVVHTDRNEMNRLTRKYGTIFTMSVWSFVIVIATLLFFFAGYWIDVRLDTKPTFMLGLFALALFMTVGRFYWEAWHKKNLH, encoded by the coding sequence ATGGTAGTTCACACCGACAGAAATGAAATGAACAGGCTAACCAGGAAATATGGAACGATTTTCACGATGAGCGTCTGGAGTTTCGTGATCGTCATCGCGACGCTTCTCTTCTTCTTTGCGGGATACTGGATCGATGTGCGCCTGGACACAAAACCCACCTTCATGCTGGGATTGTTTGCTCTTGCTCTTTTCATGACAGTAGGACGCTTCTACTGGGAAGCCTGGCATAAAAAAAATCTTCACTGA
- a CDS encoding Mut7-C RNAse domain-containing protein — MDDEAFLVDSTLNKLARWLRVLGYDAARHDGPLDRSLLNRGAGGNRIVLSRKRSLGQRQYRGRLLIVRADKPDEQIDEVVRALRLRPRRDRMFTRCLSCNDLLEPVEASTLTGRVPPYVLQARETFVRCPRCGSILWAGTHRDRMSENIRKHNLIDRP; from the coding sequence ATGGATGATGAAGCCTTTCTCGTTGATTCCACACTGAACAAACTGGCCAGGTGGCTTCGTGTCCTCGGGTACGACGCGGCCCGCCACGACGGCCCTCTCGACCGGTCCCTTCTGAACCGTGGTGCCGGGGGAAACAGGATCGTTCTTTCGAGAAAACGGAGCCTGGGGCAGCGACAGTATCGCGGCAGGCTCCTTATCGTGCGCGCCGACAAACCCGATGAACAGATAGACGAAGTGGTACGGGCCCTGCGCCTGCGGCCCCGGCGGGATCGGATGTTCACGCGATGCCTGTCCTGCAACGACCTGCTCGAACCGGTGGAAGCGTCGACCCTCACAGGCAGAGTCCCGCCCTATGTGCTCCAGGCCCGGGAAACCTTTGTTCGCTGCCCCCGTTGCGGCTCCATACTCTGGGCCGGAACGCACCGGGACAGGATGTCGGAAAACATCAGGAAGCACAATCTGATTGATCGCCCCTGA
- a CDS encoding acylphosphatase, producing MNDGSEPQRRVRILVSGRVQGVFFRAHTLEEARRRSIGGWVRNLPDGRVEVLAEGENRAVNEFVAWCRRGPRFARVLQVDVMEERPGEALPAFHIR from the coding sequence ATGAATGACGGCAGTGAACCACAACGACGCGTGCGGATTCTCGTCAGCGGCAGGGTGCAGGGTGTTTTTTTTCGAGCCCACACCCTGGAGGAGGCGCGACGCCGCTCCATCGGCGGCTGGGTCAGAAATCTCCCTGACGGACGGGTTGAGGTGCTGGCGGAGGGAGAAAACCGGGCCGTAAACGAATTCGTCGCCTGGTGCCGTCGGGGACCCCGATTCGCCCGGGTGTTACAGGTCGATGTCATGGAGGAGCGACCGGGGGAAGCTCTTCCGGCATTCCACATACGCTAG
- a CDS encoding phosphomannose isomerase type II C-terminal cupin domain — translation MEQEDRPWGFYRILAEARDHKIKRIVVHAGRRTSLQRHRLRDEHWHVIDGEGRVTLGERLISLRQGKSVDIRRNELHRIENTGPCDLVLIEIQTGAYFGEDDIERLSDDYGRA, via the coding sequence ATGGAGCAGGAAGACCGGCCCTGGGGATTCTACCGGATTCTGGCAGAAGCGAGGGACCACAAGATAAAGCGCATTGTCGTCCATGCCGGCCGGCGTACGAGTCTGCAGCGACACAGGCTTCGAGACGAACACTGGCACGTGATCGACGGCGAGGGGCGGGTTACCCTGGGCGAACGCTTGATCAGTCTGAGGCAGGGAAAGAGTGTGGATATTCGCCGGAATGAACTCCACCGGATCGAAAACACAGGCCCCTGCGATCTGGTCCTCATCGAAATACAGACGGGTGCCTACTTCGGTGAAGACGACATTGAACGTCTTTCCGATGATTACGGACGGGCCTGA
- a CDS encoding LapA family protein, with protein sequence MKLLYTIIIMAIVLFIITFSLNNTDPVYLAYYDFFDLNVPSYILIFVCFGAGVVLAGLFGMVERLRLSRKVNSLKRQIRRLEEQASTVEAEPVETGNQG encoded by the coding sequence ATGAAGCTTCTGTACACCATCATCATCATGGCGATTGTGCTTTTTATCATTACCTTTTCATTGAATAATACGGATCCGGTGTATCTGGCGTATTACGACTTTTTTGATCTCAATGTTCCCTCCTATATTCTCATCTTCGTGTGTTTCGGCGCGGGCGTTGTCCTGGCCGGACTCTTCGGAATGGTCGAGCGGTTGCGGCTGTCACGAAAGGTGAACAGCCTGAAGCGGCAGATTCGCCGGCTTGAAGAGCAGGCGTCGACAGTGGAGGCAGAGCCCGTGGAAACCGGAAATCAGGGGTAG